One window of Candidatus Nanosynbacter sp. HMT-352 genomic DNA carries:
- a CDS encoding NUDIX domain-containing protein, translating into MRRRVNVRGIIINENGEIFCQKLTANTGKGRDFWCTPGGGLEMGESLLDGLRREMIEETGVKPEIGKLLFIQQFAESGEQSAHGPNEQLEFFFLITNWQDYQHINLEQTSHGVEEVAECGFVDPKTTNILPSYLTEVDLDQLVNKLTEVPVLSEL; encoded by the coding sequence ATGCGACGAAGAGTAAACGTACGCGGGATTATTATCAATGAAAACGGCGAAATTTTTTGTCAAAAATTAACCGCAAACACCGGCAAAGGTCGTGATTTTTGGTGTACGCCGGGCGGCGGTTTGGAAATGGGCGAAAGCTTGCTGGACGGCTTGCGTCGAGAAATGATTGAAGAAACGGGAGTCAAACCAGAAATTGGTAAGCTGTTATTTATCCAACAATTCGCCGAATCAGGCGAGCAATCCGCACATGGTCCGAACGAGCAATTGGAATTTTTCTTCCTCATCACCAACTGGCAAGATTACCAACACATCAACCTGGAGCAAACATCGCACGGTGTCGAGGAAGTGGCGGAATGCGGCTTTGTCGACCCAAAAACAACAAATATTCTGCCAAGCTATTTGACAGAGGTTGACCTGGACCAGCTGGTTAATAAATTGACAGAAGTTCCAGTTCTAAGCGAATTATAG
- a CDS encoding amino acid ABC transporter ATP-binding protein produces MTMISVKNLKKTFGTNRVLRDIDVEIEEGEIVVVVGSSGSGKSTFLRCLNLLEEPTSGEIIVDGVKITDPHVNLNALRQNIGMVFQQFNLFPNLSVIENIKLAPKKLRKFSDQKATKLARGLLDDVGLLDKADASPNSLSGGQKQRVAIARALAMEPKIMLFDEPTSALDPEMIGEVLDVIRKVAKKGMTMVIVTHEMKFAREVGTRMIFLDKGEIIENGTPAQVMDHPKTERAKKFFAK; encoded by the coding sequence ATGACGATGATCAGCGTTAAAAACTTGAAAAAAACATTTGGCACAAATCGAGTTCTTCGCGATATTGATGTGGAAATTGAAGAGGGCGAGATTGTCGTGGTGGTTGGCTCGTCTGGTTCTGGCAAGTCGACGTTCTTGCGTTGTCTGAACTTGCTGGAGGAACCGACTTCGGGTGAGATTATCGTCGATGGAGTGAAAATTACTGATCCACACGTAAACTTGAACGCCTTGCGTCAGAATATTGGCATGGTCTTTCAGCAATTTAATCTGTTTCCAAATTTGAGTGTGATTGAAAATATTAAATTAGCTCCGAAAAAGCTACGTAAATTTTCAGATCAAAAAGCGACAAAATTGGCGCGAGGTTTATTGGACGATGTTGGGTTATTGGATAAAGCAGACGCTTCGCCGAATAGTTTGTCTGGCGGTCAAAAACAGCGAGTGGCAATTGCGCGGGCGCTGGCGATGGAGCCGAAAATTATGCTTTTTGATGAGCCGACTTCAGCGTTAGACCCAGAGATGATTGGCGAAGTTTTGGATGTGATTAGAAAAGTTGCCAAAAAGGGAATGACGATGGTAATCGTTACGCACGAAATGAAATTTGCCCGCGAAGTTGGGACGCGGATGATTTTTCTGGATAAGGGAGAAATAATCGAAAATGGCACGCCAGCTCAGGTAATGGATCACCCGAAAACTGAACGTGCCAAAAAATTCTTCGCCAAATAA
- a CDS encoding LTA synthase family protein, translating to MRKIKFTKRFWIKSISIILLFLAAFCLIAARYKYIVFKNSQIDEIIFYFVNGLAGGKSDNLWSAVLQNLPLVFLLFGALLIPMFDKSISFINRIIAFCLKKIKSSRKLTLPFLRLRNQAIYSLSMFLIAIVLLIQSFGIPNYIYALTQSTKLYEENYVNPKTAKLTFPEKKRNLIYIYLESMENTLASKANGGSSETSIIPELEELALKNTSFSNKASGVGGALPATNTGWTVAGMAAQSTGVPLKENLVGGRDHNALGEFKKFLPGAYGLGEILEKQGYNQTFVMGSEASFGGRDKLLTQHGNFNIEDYNYAKKHGKISEDYKVWWGYEDKKLFQFAREEASRLAASDKPFNLQLLTADTHFTDGYLDETCAKTFSNQYDNVHACSSKQVAAFVNWVKSQPFYENTTIVISGDHLGMQTSYYDEKIGGTNYQRTIYNTFINPAISTSHSKNRQFTTFDMYPSTLAALGVEIDGDRLGLGTNLFSGKKTLVEQYGGIENLNSELSKRSAYYENKIFTKSGN from the coding sequence GTGAGAAAAATTAAATTTACCAAACGTTTCTGGATTAAATCAATATCAATCATTTTGCTTTTTTTGGCGGCGTTTTGCTTAATTGCGGCGCGCTATAAATATATCGTCTTTAAAAATTCGCAAATCGACGAGATAATTTTTTATTTTGTTAACGGATTAGCTGGCGGCAAATCTGACAATTTATGGTCGGCCGTCCTGCAAAATCTTCCGCTAGTTTTCTTATTATTCGGCGCTTTATTAATCCCAATGTTCGACAAATCGATCTCTTTCATAAATCGCATAATCGCCTTCTGTTTGAAAAAAATCAAATCATCACGAAAACTCACTTTGCCGTTTTTGAGATTACGAAATCAAGCAATTTACTCGCTGAGTATGTTTTTAATTGCAATTGTCCTTCTCATTCAAAGTTTTGGCATCCCTAACTATATTTATGCCCTAACCCAATCGACCAAATTATACGAAGAAAATTATGTTAATCCAAAAACCGCCAAATTGACTTTTCCAGAGAAAAAACGCAACTTAATATACATCTATTTAGAGTCAATGGAAAACACTTTGGCATCAAAGGCTAATGGCGGCAGCTCCGAAACCTCCATTATTCCAGAGCTGGAAGAATTGGCGTTAAAAAATACCTCATTCTCAAACAAAGCATCCGGTGTCGGCGGCGCCTTGCCTGCAACAAACACTGGCTGGACTGTGGCAGGAATGGCTGCGCAATCTACTGGCGTCCCACTGAAAGAAAACTTGGTTGGCGGACGCGATCATAACGCCCTGGGCGAGTTTAAAAAGTTCCTGCCGGGCGCTTATGGTCTTGGTGAGATTTTAGAAAAACAAGGCTACAATCAAACATTTGTTATGGGATCTGAGGCGAGTTTTGGCGGACGCGATAAATTATTAACTCAACACGGCAATTTCAATATCGAAGATTACAATTACGCCAAAAAACACGGAAAAATCTCCGAAGATTACAAAGTTTGGTGGGGCTATGAAGACAAAAAATTATTCCAATTTGCCCGCGAAGAAGCCTCGCGCTTGGCGGCGTCAGACAAGCCATTTAACTTGCAATTATTGACCGCTGACACGCATTTTACCGATGGCTATTTGGATGAAACCTGCGCTAAAACCTTCAGCAATCAATACGATAATGTTCACGCTTGCTCCTCAAAACAAGTCGCCGCATTCGTCAATTGGGTTAAATCTCAGCCATTTTATGAAAACACCACGATTGTCATTTCTGGCGACCATTTAGGAATGCAAACTTCATACTACGACGAAAAAATTGGCGGAACTAATTATCAACGAACCATTTACAACACGTTTATAAATCCAGCCATTTCGACTAGTCACTCAAAGAACCGTCAATTCACGACATTCGATATGTATCCGTCAACTTTGGCGGCGCTGGGAGTTGAAATTGACGGCGACCGATTAGGTCTGGGCACAAACTTATTTTCTGGAAAGAAAACCTTAGTCGAGCAATATGGCGGAATTGAAAACTTAAATTCAGAACTTTCCAAACGTTCCGCTTATTACGAAAATAAGATTTTCACCAAATCCGGCAATTAG
- a CDS encoding basic amino acid ABC transporter substrate-binding protein: protein MSKNKTRTFGISWWIGVVLFAGMICLMLGDILHRDGVIGSKTDVLVMGTNAGFKPFEYIDNNQVVGFDVDLAREIAKSLGKDLKVEDMSFDGLLPALDSGQIDMVAAGMTVTPEREKNALFSDPYYSASQRIIVKKGSPIRNKYQLPGRKIGVQLGTTGDTLASKIAGASVTQFQTAPSVLQELSSGKIEAVILDDAPAKQYSAGFSDLEILPGALSDESYAIAIKKDNKDLLEKVNKEIAKMKKDGRYEKLIRKYFGEEAKS from the coding sequence ATGAGCAAGAATAAGACGCGCACATTCGGAATTAGTTGGTGGATTGGGGTGGTTTTATTTGCGGGGATGATTTGTTTGATGTTGGGCGATATTTTACATCGAGATGGCGTAATTGGCTCAAAAACTGATGTTTTAGTGATGGGTACGAATGCTGGATTTAAGCCGTTTGAATATATTGATAATAATCAAGTGGTCGGTTTTGATGTTGATCTGGCTAGGGAAATTGCTAAAAGCTTGGGTAAAGATTTGAAGGTCGAAGATATGTCGTTTGACGGGCTACTTCCGGCGCTGGATAGTGGGCAAATTGATATGGTGGCGGCTGGAATGACAGTGACGCCTGAGCGAGAAAAAAATGCGTTGTTTTCGGATCCGTATTATTCGGCGTCACAGAGAATAATTGTTAAAAAGGGCAGTCCGATTCGCAATAAATATCAATTGCCAGGGCGAAAAATTGGCGTACAGCTGGGTACGACTGGCGATACTTTGGCGTCTAAAATTGCTGGCGCATCAGTCACACAATTCCAAACCGCGCCGAGTGTTTTGCAGGAATTAAGTTCGGGAAAAATTGAAGCGGTTATTCTGGACGACGCTCCCGCAAAGCAGTATTCGGCTGGATTTTCTGACTTAGAAATCTTACCGGGCGCGCTCAGCGATGAAAGTTATGCGATTGCTATTAAAAAGGACAATAAAGACCTCTTAGAAAAGGTTAATAAAGAAATTGCCAAGATGAAAAAAGATGGTCGCTATGAAAAGCTGATCCGCAAATATTTTGGTGAGGAGGCTAAATCGTGA
- a CDS encoding amino acid ABC transporter permease, whose translation MNFWEVIFGGGRWLFLWHGLEVTLVLTVLSLILGSAIGVLVALMRTSNLRPFGRMKTSRLANFNPLASLGKIYVDIIRGTPLLVQLLIMYYVVFGSYQFMPKIFVAAVAFGINSGAYIAEIIRGGIQSIDKGQMEAARSLGLSNWQAMRLVILPQAMKNSLPALISEFIALLKETSVVGWIGLNDIMRGADNIRFQTATAFQSLFAAAAMYLILTAIFTRVMARVERKLKHDDDQR comes from the coding sequence GTGAATTTTTGGGAAGTGATTTTTGGCGGCGGTCGATGGCTATTTTTATGGCATGGATTAGAAGTGACGCTGGTTTTGACTGTGTTGTCGCTGATTTTAGGATCGGCAATTGGTGTACTTGTTGCCCTGATGCGCACGTCGAATTTACGACCATTTGGCAGGATGAAAACGAGCAGACTCGCGAACTTTAATCCGCTGGCCAGTCTGGGAAAAATTTATGTCGATATTATTCGCGGCACGCCACTTTTGGTTCAACTATTGATTATGTATTACGTCGTTTTTGGGTCGTACCAATTTATGCCGAAGATTTTTGTGGCGGCGGTGGCGTTCGGGATAAATAGCGGTGCATATATCGCTGAGATTATTCGTGGCGGAATTCAGAGTATCGACAAGGGGCAAATGGAAGCAGCCAGGTCTTTGGGTTTGAGTAATTGGCAGGCAATGCGGCTAGTTATTTTGCCGCAAGCGATGAAGAATTCGTTGCCGGCGTTGATTAGTGAATTTATCGCGCTATTAAAGGAAACTTCGGTTGTTGGTTGGATTGGTCTGAATGATATTATGCGAGGCGCGGACAATATTCGTTTTCAAACGGCGACAGCTTTTCAATCGCTATTTGCCGCTGCGGCGATGTACTTAATTTTGACGGCGATTTTTACGCGAGTAATGGCGCGAGTAGAAAGGAAATTGAAGCATGACGATGATCAGCGTTAA
- a CDS encoding ABC transporter ATP-binding protein, giving the protein MKHILRIFRDYWLLFIILVGFTYGVVMANLWLPDKMSEIVNNGIIKQDMSAIWNNGLMMILVTAAGGFCSIIVGFLAARIATGMAQKLRLKLFERIESFSLADFNKFSTASLITRSTNDIQQIQTTSIMLLRLALMAPIMAIGGLQKAMNNAPDLSWIIALAALVLFVTIAALFTIAVPRFKKLQTLVDKLNLVARENLVGLKVIRAFHNEKIEQKKFQEANTELNKMNLFVNRLMMLLDPIMTLVMNFSSVAIVWFGAHLISSGNLQIGNMMAFLEYAMQVIISFLLLSMVFIMVPRAAVSVRRVGEVLDTMPSIIDPKSPKKLPKDAKGKIEFKDVTFTYPDADLPVLSDINFIAEPGQTTAFIGSTGSGKSTLINLIPRFYDVSAGQILLDGVDIRNLKLEDLSGQIGYVPQKGVLFSGTVASNIKYGNAEASDKLVEKAAKIAQAEEFISELKSGYKSEIAQGGSNVSGGQRQRLSIARAIAVEPNVYIFDDSFSALDFKTDAKLRAVLTKETKNKTVLIVGQRINTIMNADKIIVLNEGKIVGQGTHRELMKDCEVYQEIAASQLSEDDLQKMSIAAKGVL; this is encoded by the coding sequence ATGAAACATATTTTACGAATTTTTAGAGACTATTGGCTGCTGTTTATTATCTTGGTTGGATTCACGTATGGCGTTGTGATGGCGAATTTGTGGCTGCCGGATAAAATGTCGGAAATTGTCAATAACGGCATTATTAAACAAGATATGTCGGCGATTTGGAATAATGGCCTGATGATGATTTTGGTGACGGCGGCTGGTGGGTTTTGTTCAATTATCGTGGGTTTTTTGGCGGCGCGAATTGCTACGGGAATGGCGCAGAAATTGCGATTGAAATTGTTTGAACGAATAGAAAGTTTTTCTTTGGCGGACTTTAATAAGTTTTCTACGGCGTCGCTGATTACGCGCTCAACGAATGATATTCAGCAGATTCAAACAACGTCAATAATGCTGCTGAGACTGGCGTTAATGGCACCGATTATGGCAATTGGTGGTCTGCAAAAAGCCATGAATAATGCGCCCGATTTAAGCTGGATTATCGCTTTGGCGGCGTTAGTTTTGTTTGTGACTATCGCCGCGTTATTTACGATTGCCGTACCTAGGTTTAAGAAATTGCAGACTCTGGTGGATAAGCTTAATTTGGTGGCGCGGGAAAATTTGGTTGGACTGAAAGTTATTCGTGCGTTCCATAACGAGAAGATTGAGCAGAAAAAATTCCAAGAAGCCAACACAGAATTAAATAAGATGAATTTATTTGTGAACCGTTTGATGATGTTGCTTGATCCGATTATGACTTTAGTGATGAACTTTTCGAGTGTGGCAATTGTGTGGTTTGGTGCGCATTTGATAAGTAGTGGCAATTTACAAATTGGTAATATGATGGCGTTTTTGGAATACGCGATGCAGGTGATAATCTCGTTCTTGTTGCTGTCAATGGTGTTTATTATGGTGCCAAGAGCCGCCGTATCGGTGCGCCGAGTCGGAGAAGTTTTGGATACAATGCCGTCAATTATTGACCCGAAGTCTCCGAAAAAATTGCCAAAAGATGCCAAGGGAAAAATTGAGTTTAAGGACGTTACATTTACTTATCCTGACGCGGATTTGCCAGTACTTTCGGATATTAATTTTATAGCTGAACCTGGTCAGACAACGGCGTTTATTGGCAGTACTGGTTCGGGAAAGTCGACTCTGATAAATTTGATTCCTCGTTTCTATGATGTTTCGGCGGGGCAGATTTTGCTTGATGGCGTTGATATTAGAAATCTGAAATTGGAAGATTTGTCTGGTCAAATTGGTTACGTGCCGCAAAAAGGTGTGTTGTTTAGCGGGACGGTTGCTAGTAATATCAAATACGGCAACGCTGAGGCTAGTGATAAGTTGGTTGAAAAAGCGGCCAAAATTGCCCAAGCGGAAGAATTTATTAGCGAGTTAAAAAGTGGCTATAAAAGTGAAATCGCTCAGGGCGGCAGCAATGTTTCTGGCGGTCAGCGTCAGCGTTTGTCGATCGCGAGGGCTATTGCGGTTGAGCCGAATGTTTACATTTTTGACGATTCGTTTTCGGCGCTTGATTTTAAGACGGACGCGAAGTTGCGGGCTGTGCTTACGAAGGAAACTAAGAATAAAACTGTTCTAATTGTCGGTCAGCGAATTAATACGATTATGAATGCAGATAAAATTATTGTGCTTAATGAGGGAAAAATTGTTGGTCAGGGAACGCATCGGGAATTGATGAAAGATTGCGAAGTTTATCAAGAAATTGCCGCTTCGCAACTCTCGGAAGACGATTTGCAGAAAATGTCTATTGCTGCGAAAGGAGTGCTTTAA